A genomic stretch from Mycobacterium cookii includes:
- a CDS encoding deoxyribodipyrimidine photolyase — protein sequence MLHQLVLASYSQPEAAGFILRGIKGIFVAIGSVIAAVICAVIAATKGRNPFGWGILGLFFSILTLIVVIVIPSKK from the coding sequence ATGCTTCATCAACTAGTGCTGGCCAGCTACAGCCAGCCAGAGGCCGCCGGGTTCATTCTGCGGGGCATCAAGGGCATTTTCGTCGCCATCGGCAGCGTGATCGCAGCAGTGATTTGCGCGGTCATCGCAGCGACCAAGGGCCGCAACCCATTTGGCTGGGGCATCCTCGGACTCTTCTTCAGCATTCTGACGCTGATTGTGGTGATTGTGATCCCGTCCAAGAAGTAG
- the rfbC gene encoding dTDP-4-dehydrorhamnose 3,5-epimerase: MKVRELDIAGAWEITPQTHGDSRGMFLEWLTDRAFTEFAGHHLDVRQANCSVSAAGVLRGLHFAQLPPSQAKYVTCVSGSVFDVAVDIRLGSPTFGRWDAVTLDDRSRKTIYISEGLAHGFLALQDNSTLMYLCSTEYNPQREHTIAATDPTLAIDWPSGHEICLSDRDAAAPTLDEVRAAGLLPTWEETRAFVAGLKGD; encoded by the coding sequence ATGAAGGTCCGTGAACTCGACATCGCCGGCGCCTGGGAGATCACCCCGCAGACGCACGGCGACTCACGGGGAATGTTCCTCGAATGGCTGACCGACCGGGCGTTCACCGAATTCGCCGGCCATCACCTCGACGTCCGGCAGGCCAACTGCTCGGTCTCGGCGGCCGGCGTGCTGCGCGGCCTGCACTTCGCCCAGTTGCCGCCGAGCCAGGCCAAGTACGTGACCTGCGTGTCCGGCTCGGTATTCGATGTCGCCGTCGACATCCGTTTGGGCTCACCGACATTCGGTCGCTGGGATGCGGTCACGCTCGACGACCGCAGCCGCAAGACGATCTACATCTCCGAAGGACTTGCGCACGGTTTCCTTGCACTGCAAGACAATTCGACGCTCATGTACCTCTGCTCGACCGAGTACAACCCGCAGCGCGAACACACCATCGCCGCGACCGATCCGACGCTGGCGATCGACTGGCCGAGCGGCCACGAAATTTGCCTGTCCGACCGCGACGCCGCCGCGCCCACGCTGGATGAGGTCCGCGCTGCCGGCCTGTTGCCCACTTGGGAGGAAACCCGGGCTTTCGTCGCGGGCCTGAAAGGCGATTGA
- the rfbB gene encoding dTDP-glucose 4,6-dehydratase produces MRLLVTGGAGFIGANFVHATVRDYPEDTVTVLDAMTYAGCRESLAVVDDDIRLVEGDVNDAELVARLVAESDAVVHFAAETHVDNSLADPQSSLRANVLGTFTILEAVRRHGVRLHHVSTDEVYGDLELDDPRRFTESTPYNPSSPYSATKAGSDLLVRAWVRSYGVQATISNCSNNYGPYQHVEKFIPRQITNVLTGRRPKLYGKGANVRDWIHVEDHNDAVRSILAKGQPGRTYLIGAEGERSNLSVLRTLLELMGRDPDDFDHVVDRAGHDLRYAIDPSALSAELGWKPKHIDFADGLRATIDWYRDNESWWRPLKDTVEARYEKRGQ; encoded by the coding sequence ATGCGTCTGCTGGTCACCGGCGGCGCCGGCTTCATCGGCGCCAACTTCGTGCACGCCACCGTGCGTGATTACCCCGAGGACACCGTGACGGTGTTGGACGCGATGACCTATGCCGGCTGCCGCGAATCGCTGGCAGTCGTCGACGACGACATCAGGCTGGTAGAGGGCGACGTCAACGACGCCGAGCTGGTTGCCCGCTTGGTCGCCGAGTCGGACGCGGTGGTGCACTTCGCCGCGGAAACCCACGTCGACAACTCGTTGGCCGATCCGCAGTCTTCGCTGCGGGCCAATGTGCTCGGGACGTTCACGATCTTGGAGGCCGTACGCCGGCACGGCGTGCGGCTGCATCACGTGTCGACCGACGAGGTGTACGGCGATCTCGAACTCGACGATCCGCGGCGCTTCACCGAGTCCACGCCCTACAACCCGTCGAGCCCGTACTCGGCGACGAAGGCCGGCTCCGACTTGCTGGTGCGAGCCTGGGTGCGGTCTTACGGCGTGCAGGCGACGATTTCGAACTGTTCCAACAACTACGGGCCATACCAACACGTGGAGAAGTTCATTCCCCGCCAGATCACCAACGTGCTGACCGGGCGGCGGCCGAAGCTCTACGGCAAGGGGGCCAACGTCAGGGACTGGATCCATGTCGAGGACCACAACGACGCTGTCCGCAGCATCCTCGCCAAGGGTCAGCCCGGGCGGACTTATCTGATCGGCGCCGAGGGCGAGCGGAGCAACCTGTCGGTGCTGCGCACACTGCTGGAGTTGATGGGCCGCGATCCCGACGATTTCGACCACGTCGTCGACCGGGCCGGCCACGACCTTCGATATGCTATCGACCCGTCTGCGTTGAGCGCCGAATTGGGCTGGAAGCCAAAGCATATCGACTTCGCGGACGGCCTGCGTGCCACCATAGACTGGTACCGCGACAACGAATCGTGGTGGCGGCCATTGAAAGATACCGTCGAAGCTCGCTACGAAAAGCGGGGGCAGTGA
- a CDS encoding LLM class F420-dependent oxidoreductase has product MTEGVSLKLDLGRYGVWLGTRSITPQLAKQIESLGYGAAWIGASPDAGLEWVEPALAETSSLQLATGIVNIWASPAAEVAASYHRIEDAYPGRFLLGIGVGHPEHTDVYQKPYDALVEYLDELDGASVPTSRRVLAALGPKVLALSAERSAGAHPYLTTPAHTAHARELIGNTVFLAPEHKVVLTTDANQARDTGRGAIDFYLGLSNYVNNWRRLGFTDTDVRKPGSDRLVDALVAYGTPNAIATRLNDHLEAGADHVAIQVLGAESEDKLVAALSELAGPLGLASRS; this is encoded by the coding sequence ATGACCGAGGGCGTTTCACTGAAGCTCGACCTGGGCCGGTACGGGGTGTGGCTGGGGACTCGGTCGATCACCCCGCAGCTCGCCAAGCAGATCGAGTCGCTCGGCTACGGCGCAGCCTGGATCGGCGCCTCGCCCGACGCCGGCCTGGAATGGGTGGAACCGGCGCTGGCGGAGACCTCGTCACTGCAGCTGGCCACCGGAATCGTCAACATCTGGGCGTCCCCTGCGGCCGAGGTGGCGGCGTCCTACCACCGCATCGAGGACGCCTACCCGGGCCGGTTCCTGCTGGGGATCGGGGTGGGTCATCCCGAACACACCGACGTCTACCAGAAGCCCTACGACGCGCTCGTCGAATATCTCGACGAGCTCGACGGCGCGTCGGTGCCGACCAGTCGGCGAGTGCTCGCCGCACTGGGGCCCAAAGTGCTGGCGTTGTCCGCCGAGCGCAGCGCCGGTGCTCATCCATACCTGACCACGCCGGCGCACACCGCGCACGCTCGCGAGCTCATCGGCAACACCGTGTTCCTGGCCCCGGAGCACAAGGTGGTTCTCACCACCGACGCCAACCAGGCTCGCGACACCGGCCGCGGCGCCATCGACTTCTACCTCGGCCTGAGCAACTACGTGAACAACTGGCGCCGGTTGGGGTTCACCGACACCGACGTGCGCAAACCCGGCAGCGACAGGCTGGTCGATGCCCTCGTCGCCTACGGCACACCGAATGCCATCGCCACCCGACTCAACGATCATCTGGAGGCCGGTGCCGATCACGTCGCGATCCAGGTGCTCGGCGCCGAGTCGGAGGACAAGCTGGTGGCCGCGCTGAGTGAGCTGGCCGGACCGCTGGGGCTGGCCTCGCGGAGCTGA
- a CDS encoding LLM class F420-dependent oxidoreductase, whose translation MTKPQLGRFGSFGRGVTPAQARDIEALGYGAVWVGGSPPAELAWVEPILEATTTLQVATGIVNIWSAPAKPVAESFHRIDRAYPGRFLLGIGVGHPEAITEYRKPYDALVDYLDQLDEYGVPADRRVVAALGPRVLKLSAERSAGAHPYLTTPEHTAQARELIGPSAFLAPEHKAVLTTDADKARAVGRKALDIYFNLANYRNSWKRLGFSEDEVNRPGSDRLVDAVVAYGTPEQIAARLKEHLDAGADHVPVQILTKDENLVSALAELAGPLGLTPA comes from the coding sequence ATGACCAAACCACAGCTCGGTAGATTCGGATCGTTCGGACGCGGCGTCACGCCTGCGCAAGCCAGAGACATCGAGGCCCTGGGCTACGGTGCGGTCTGGGTCGGCGGCTCACCGCCCGCCGAATTGGCCTGGGTGGAGCCGATTCTGGAAGCAACGACGACGCTGCAGGTGGCGACCGGGATCGTCAACATCTGGTCAGCTCCGGCCAAGCCGGTCGCCGAGTCGTTCCATCGCATCGACCGGGCCTACCCGGGACGCTTTCTGCTGGGCATCGGCGTCGGGCATCCCGAAGCGATCACCGAATACCGCAAGCCCTACGACGCGCTCGTCGACTACCTCGACCAGCTCGACGAGTACGGTGTGCCCGCCGATCGCAGGGTGGTGGCGGCCCTCGGTCCGCGAGTGCTGAAGCTGTCGGCGGAGCGCAGCGCCGGCGCACATCCCTACCTGACCACCCCCGAGCACACCGCGCAGGCCCGCGAGCTGATCGGGCCGTCGGCCTTCTTGGCGCCCGAACACAAGGCGGTGCTGACCACTGACGCGGACAAAGCCCGCGCGGTCGGCCGCAAGGCGCTCGACATCTATTTCAACTTGGCCAACTACCGCAACAGCTGGAAGCGGTTGGGGTTCTCCGAAGACGAAGTCAACCGACCGGGCAGCGACCGCCTGGTAGACGCGGTGGTGGCCTACGGAACCCCGGAGCAGATCGCGGCGCGGTTGAAAGAACACCTCGACGCCGGCGCCGACCACGTGCCTGTGCAGATTCTGACCAAAGATGAAAACCTGGTCTCGGCTCTGGCAGAACTCGCGGGGCCGCTCGGGCTGACACCGGCGTGA
- a CDS encoding MMPL family transporter, whose protein sequence is MLSLLTRLVVAAPKRILFFVLLLTAVAGAFGATVDEHLGAAGFQDPGSPSARGVKVLSDKYGQGDMDVTLVVRAPGRVLDQAATAAGRELVGQLRNSAYVSHVESPWDGSPQSAGLISKDGKTGLIVAGISGSENDAPKFAKAVTGRLTGPRGGLTVLAGGTAMVASEINDQSESDLVTAEAIALPLSLIVLIWVFGGLFAALLPLVVGGVAIVGTLGMLRVITLFTDVSIFSLDLTTAMGLALAIDYTLLLVSRYREEHAQIGDRDEALRRAMTTAGRTILFSACTVFLAVSALAVFPMYFLRSMAYAGCGVVALAGLYAVVVAPAVIKLLDDRIESLNIRTLFGRRNPDPDVRRSWLYTSTNFVMRHALPCAVAVVVLLLLLGAPFARARFGLPDDRALPTTAQSRQVGDAVRSEFPADPAAAVSIVIPNAHSLSGADIVGYATALSQVSGVEEVATPTGSYVHGVVAGPPMLPTGAKDGSLWLSVAVPGSSLSPQYRTEIDHLRAVAVPNGVEALFTGSDQLNRDSVDKIVDLLPVVLSLVAATTFVLVFLLTGSLVLPLEALVLNTLSLSATLGALVWVFQEGHLGGLGTTATGTLVADVLVFLFATAFGLSMDYEVFLLSRIREHWLETGDNNKAVGLGIAGAGRVITAAALLMVIVFVGLSTGEVSFMRMIGVGLALAVVVDATLVRMVLVPAFMKLVGKWNWWIPGRLAEVHAAVGLRES, encoded by the coding sequence GTGCTGTCGCTGCTGACCCGTCTGGTTGTCGCGGCGCCCAAGCGAATTCTGTTCTTCGTTCTGCTCCTGACGGCGGTGGCCGGGGCATTCGGCGCGACGGTCGACGAGCACCTCGGCGCAGCGGGTTTCCAGGATCCGGGCTCGCCGTCTGCCCGCGGCGTCAAAGTCCTCTCCGACAAGTACGGCCAGGGTGACATGGATGTGACGCTGGTCGTCCGCGCGCCTGGCCGGGTCCTCGACCAGGCGGCGACGGCGGCCGGTCGCGAACTCGTGGGCCAACTTCGCAATTCCGCGTACGTGAGTCACGTCGAGTCCCCGTGGGACGGCTCACCGCAGAGCGCGGGTTTGATCAGCAAGGACGGCAAGACCGGATTGATCGTCGCGGGGATCTCCGGTTCGGAAAACGACGCCCCCAAATTCGCCAAGGCCGTGACCGGTCGGCTCACCGGCCCACGCGGCGGCCTGACCGTGCTGGCCGGCGGCACAGCCATGGTCGCCTCGGAGATCAACGACCAGTCCGAAAGTGACCTGGTGACCGCCGAAGCCATCGCGCTGCCGTTGTCGCTGATCGTCCTGATCTGGGTGTTCGGTGGGTTGTTCGCGGCGCTGCTGCCACTGGTGGTTGGCGGCGTGGCGATCGTCGGCACCCTCGGAATGCTGCGCGTCATCACGCTTTTCACCGATGTGTCGATCTTCTCCCTCGACCTGACCACTGCGATGGGCCTGGCGTTGGCGATCGACTACACGCTGTTGCTGGTCAGCCGGTACCGGGAAGAACACGCGCAGATCGGCGACCGCGACGAAGCGCTGCGCCGGGCGATGACAACGGCCGGACGCACCATCCTGTTCTCCGCGTGCACGGTCTTTCTCGCCGTCAGCGCCCTCGCGGTGTTCCCAATGTACTTTCTGCGCTCGATGGCGTACGCGGGCTGCGGGGTGGTCGCCCTGGCCGGCCTGTACGCCGTCGTCGTCGCCCCGGCGGTTATCAAATTGCTCGACGACCGGATCGAATCCCTCAACATCCGAACCCTTTTCGGGCGCCGCAACCCCGACCCGGACGTCAGACGCAGCTGGCTGTACACCTCGACCAACTTCGTCATGCGACACGCCTTGCCGTGCGCCGTGGCAGTGGTGGTGCTGCTGCTCCTACTCGGCGCGCCGTTCGCGCGCGCAAGGTTCGGCCTACCGGACGACCGCGCGTTGCCGACCACCGCACAGTCACGACAGGTGGGGGACGCCGTGCGGAGCGAGTTTCCCGCGGACCCGGCCGCGGCCGTGTCGATCGTGATTCCCAACGCGCACAGCCTGAGTGGCGCCGACATCGTCGGCTACGCCACGGCCCTGTCCCAGGTTTCGGGCGTCGAGGAGGTAGCCACTCCGACCGGTTCCTATGTGCACGGCGTTGTGGCCGGGCCGCCGATGTTGCCGACCGGCGCCAAGGACGGCAGCCTGTGGCTGTCGGTTGCGGTCCCGGGTTCGTCGCTGTCGCCGCAGTACCGAACGGAGATCGACCATCTGCGGGCCGTTGCGGTGCCGAATGGGGTGGAGGCGCTGTTCACCGGGTCCGACCAACTCAACCGGGACTCGGTGGACAAGATCGTCGATCTGCTGCCTGTGGTGCTATCACTGGTTGCCGCAACAACTTTCGTGTTGGTCTTCCTGCTCACCGGCAGCCTCGTGCTCCCACTCGAGGCGCTGGTGCTCAACACCTTGTCGCTGTCGGCGACGCTCGGCGCGCTGGTGTGGGTGTTCCAAGAGGGTCACCTCGGCGGGCTCGGCACCACGGCGACCGGCACGCTGGTCGCCGATGTGCTGGTGTTCTTGTTCGCGACGGCGTTCGGTTTGTCGATGGACTACGAGGTGTTCTTGTTGTCGCGGATCCGCGAGCACTGGCTCGAAACCGGCGACAACAACAAGGCGGTGGGTCTTGGCATCGCCGGCGCCGGACGGGTGATCACCGCGGCGGCACTGTTGATGGTGATCGTCTTCGTCGGGCTCAGCACCGGCGAAGTCTCCTTCATGCGGATGATCGGTGTCGGTCTGGCGCTTGCCGTCGTGGTGGACGCGACGCTGGTCCGCATGGTTTTGGTCCCGGCGTTCATGAAGCTGGTGGGCAAGTGGAACTGGTGGATCCCGGGCCGGCTTGCCGAAGTGCATGCGGCCGTGGGACTTCGGGAGAGTTAG
- a CDS encoding acyl-CoA dehydrogenase family protein, whose amino-acid sequence MDRTPLAARLSHIAAVRRHLPALAGKLEDMGLLTAENPASGVIDLWKEHDGPRLTAPKDLGGLGASCVETVELQRGIGYLSPSLAAASTMHYLSVAGLADFAATADETTVGLVKSLIENRTIFASGFSEGTLDGSVFHPSMEAEPAEGGYTVNGRKKPCSLANSMDCVMASVLLKDTGQRAITLIFNGTPGLSVAPLWTSPALGAAQTHEVIFENVFVPSDLSMVTDVEDPDGRNEKSGYVLFGLIITAGYIGAATRLALKLADRPNFAESDFVELFSPIEGVWRALLMIAARYDAGDRSDALFADLLWIRLGLRDQLQTSVARMVSRIGGVTFATDPEVAYLVSAISAYSFHPPTLRESGTFLVDHELENQISLTKT is encoded by the coding sequence ATGGATCGCACCCCACTCGCAGCTCGGCTGTCACACATCGCAGCCGTGCGCCGTCACCTTCCCGCCCTCGCCGGCAAGCTGGAGGACATGGGCTTGTTGACCGCCGAGAACCCGGCCAGCGGCGTCATCGACTTGTGGAAAGAGCACGACGGGCCTCGCCTGACCGCACCGAAAGACCTCGGCGGATTGGGCGCATCGTGCGTGGAAACCGTTGAACTGCAACGTGGTATCGGCTATCTCAGCCCGTCGCTGGCTGCCGCGAGCACCATGCACTACCTCTCCGTGGCCGGGCTGGCCGACTTCGCCGCGACCGCCGATGAGACGACGGTGGGCCTGGTCAAGAGTCTGATCGAGAACCGCACGATCTTCGCGTCGGGTTTCTCGGAGGGCACCCTTGACGGCAGCGTGTTCCACCCCTCCATGGAAGCCGAACCGGCCGAGGGTGGCTACACGGTCAACGGCCGTAAGAAGCCGTGCAGCCTGGCCAACAGCATGGACTGCGTCATGGCGAGCGTGCTGCTGAAAGACACCGGCCAACGGGCGATCACGCTGATCTTCAACGGCACCCCCGGCCTGTCGGTCGCACCGCTGTGGACCAGTCCGGCGCTGGGCGCCGCCCAAACCCACGAGGTCATCTTCGAAAATGTCTTCGTGCCAAGCGATCTGTCGATGGTCACCGACGTCGAAGATCCAGACGGCCGCAACGAGAAGTCCGGCTACGTGTTGTTCGGCCTCATCATCACCGCCGGCTACATCGGCGCCGCGACCCGTCTTGCGTTGAAACTCGCCGATCGGCCGAACTTCGCCGAATCGGACTTCGTCGAACTGTTTTCACCGATCGAAGGTGTGTGGCGGGCGCTGTTGATGATCGCCGCGCGCTACGACGCCGGCGACCGCAGCGACGCGTTGTTCGCCGACCTGCTGTGGATCCGGCTGGGTCTGCGCGACCAACTTCAGACCAGCGTCGCGCGGATGGTCTCCCGTATCGGCGGCGTCACCTTCGCCACCGACCCCGAGGTCGCCTATCTGGTCTCGGCCATCAGCGCGTATTCGTTCCATCCGCCGACACTGCGCGAGTCCGGCACGTTCTTGGTCGACCACGAGCTGGAGAACCAGATCTCGCTGACCAAGACCTAA
- a CDS encoding NAD-dependent epimerase/dehydratase family protein produces MRDGFRLALTGATGDFGRSVLNWACGCDDIAEVTALGRRATGERHPKLRETFLDLAGRIDLESVRGCDALVHLAYCVEEPHDKRLAYQVNVAATKSLLQQAREVGIGQLVLTSSANALGVRNCGTGKTCNEADYPAGDRDDGHYYFQHKALLEHLANWYWVNVTDGKTKLAVVRPCYVVGEHFDNSGLQTLLSKVVVYPRPSRSYYQFLWDTDLVDAYATILTHGLSGLYNVAPADHTSVTEICSISGARLIPGPLGALKAGSNLAFRLRLTPFSGHWVTLGDPLLDSALLQSTTEWRPSMSSANALTKYLATRGS; encoded by the coding sequence ATGAGGGACGGATTTCGTCTTGCCCTGACCGGCGCGACCGGGGATTTCGGCCGGTCCGTGCTGAATTGGGCGTGCGGATGCGACGACATCGCCGAGGTGACCGCGCTGGGACGACGTGCCACCGGTGAGCGGCACCCGAAGCTGCGCGAGACTTTCCTCGACCTGGCCGGCCGGATCGATCTCGAATCCGTCCGCGGTTGCGACGCTTTGGTCCATCTGGCCTACTGCGTCGAGGAACCGCACGACAAGCGACTCGCGTATCAGGTCAACGTCGCGGCGACGAAAAGTCTTCTGCAGCAGGCCCGCGAGGTCGGCATCGGGCAGCTCGTGTTGACGTCGAGCGCCAATGCCCTCGGCGTGCGCAACTGCGGCACCGGTAAAACGTGCAACGAGGCCGACTATCCGGCCGGCGACCGCGATGACGGCCATTACTACTTCCAGCACAAGGCGCTGCTGGAGCATCTGGCGAACTGGTACTGGGTCAACGTCACCGACGGTAAGACGAAGCTGGCCGTTGTGCGGCCGTGTTATGTCGTCGGCGAACACTTCGACAACTCCGGTCTGCAGACGCTGTTGTCGAAAGTCGTTGTTTATCCACGTCCTTCGCGGTCGTACTACCAGTTCCTGTGGGACACCGACCTGGTGGATGCCTACGCGACCATCCTCACGCACGGGCTCAGCGGCCTGTACAACGTCGCGCCGGCCGATCACACCAGCGTCACCGAGATCTGCTCGATCAGCGGTGCCAGGCTGATCCCGGGTCCGCTGGGAGCGTTGAAAGCCGGCTCGAATCTTGCTTTCCGGCTGCGGCTTACACCCTTTTCCGGGCACTGGGTGACGCTCGGCGACCCGCTGCTCGACTCCGCCCTGCTGCAGTCCACCACCGAATGGCGGCCGTCGATGAGCTCGGCGAACGCGCTGACGAAATATCTGGCCACCCGAGGCAGTTGA
- a CDS encoding aminotransferase class I/II-fold pyridoxal phosphate-dependent enzyme, giving the protein MDDTAISETGDIAADVNERVALARHFGSLGKNPFFQPIDSVDPPRVGVRGTQCVLLGSNSYIGLSTHPDVTAAAIRATQEFGVGTTGSRLLNGTYSLHVALEKQLASWLGRDDALVFTTGYQANVGTIQGLLGPDCLAVMDSYVHASIRDGVHLSRAVEAKFDHNDVSSLVAALHSHAGTSFRRILVLVDSLYSMEGSTAPLRQIIDVCKEAGAWVMVDEAHGIGVFGPTGAGLSERSGVAQHIDVLMGSLSKAIGGLGGFIAGSQDIIDEIRMSARSLWFSTSGTPAAMASASAAIDVIRGAEGQQRRRKLERNSRLMREALKPLDVELHRPDDDSPDWSPIIPIRLFDELRTVLSWNNLKDNGVFVTPAIYPAVPLGKPVLRVCMTSELNDDDIGRCADVLTDELSWALAAA; this is encoded by the coding sequence ATGGACGACACAGCAATTTCCGAGACCGGCGATATCGCCGCTGATGTAAACGAACGTGTCGCGCTCGCACGGCACTTCGGGTCGTTGGGCAAAAACCCGTTCTTTCAGCCCATCGATTCCGTCGACCCACCCAGAGTCGGCGTCCGCGGGACGCAGTGCGTGCTGCTCGGGTCGAACTCGTACATCGGTTTGTCGACGCACCCCGACGTGACAGCGGCAGCGATACGGGCAACGCAGGAGTTCGGGGTCGGCACCACCGGCAGCCGTCTGCTCAACGGCACGTACAGCTTGCACGTCGCGCTGGAAAAGCAACTCGCGAGTTGGCTGGGCCGCGACGATGCGCTGGTGTTCACCACCGGGTATCAGGCCAACGTCGGGACCATCCAGGGATTGCTCGGTCCCGACTGCCTCGCGGTGATGGATTCGTATGTGCACGCCTCGATCCGCGACGGCGTACACCTGAGCCGCGCGGTGGAGGCCAAGTTCGACCACAACGACGTGTCCTCGTTGGTCGCCGCGCTGCACAGTCACGCCGGCACTTCGTTCCGGCGAATCCTGGTCCTGGTGGATTCGCTGTACTCGATGGAGGGCTCGACCGCCCCGTTGCGACAGATCATCGACGTTTGCAAAGAAGCGGGCGCGTGGGTGATGGTCGACGAAGCACACGGCATCGGCGTGTTCGGTCCCACGGGAGCGGGCCTGAGCGAGCGCAGCGGCGTCGCGCAGCACATCGACGTGCTGATGGGTTCGCTGTCCAAAGCCATTGGCGGGCTTGGTGGATTCATCGCGGGTTCGCAGGACATCATCGACGAGATCAGGATGAGCGCTCGTTCGCTGTGGTTCAGCACCTCCGGGACGCCGGCAGCCATGGCATCCGCCAGCGCCGCGATCGACGTCATCAGGGGCGCAGAAGGACAGCAACGTCGGCGGAAACTCGAGCGCAATTCCCGCTTGATGCGCGAAGCGCTCAAACCGCTCGACGTCGAACTGCATCGGCCGGACGACGACAGCCCGGACTGGTCGCCGATCATTCCCATCCGGCTGTTCGACGAGCTGCGCACGGTGCTGAGCTGGAACAACCTCAAAGACAACGGCGTCTTCGTCACCCCGGCGATCTATCCCGCTGTGCCGCTGGGCAAACCGGTCCTGCGGGTGTGCATGACCTCGGAGCTGAACGACGACGACATCGGTCGGTGCGCTGACGTGCTCACCGACGAACTCTCGTGGGCGCTGGCGGCTGCATGA
- a CDS encoding ATP-binding protein codes for MTVESNCDADELRTLFLFEHLSDEQLAMLCADGHIENFEPGPICVEGEPATCFYVLIEGELAMSKLSGGQDIETNRTSHRGVYCGAWQAFTGEKQQAYTTSVHVTKPSRFFVMDAPAFAAFMKDQFPMAVHLLDGIAVGTERTRRLIDNREKLLALGQLSAGLTHQLNNPAAASVRAAAELRERIAGMRQKMLMLADGTITPDALRSLVRLQERIAEQVAKTASQHMSAMETADTEDAVGEWLEGHGIDDAWDLAPTFVEGGIDVEWLERISATIEELDVSASLQKAIRWLNATIDGELLLNQISEASQRISSLVADAKQYSQMDRAPFQVADVHDLLKSTLTMFADRLGKDSSCHIRVVKETDHSLPQIPCYPGDLNQVWTNIIDNAIAAMGDKGGTLTIRTCREANEMLRVEICDTGPGIPEDVLEHIFEPFFTTKPVGEGTGLGLDLAWKIVVNKHHGDLRVESVPGDTRFIVLLPLEMPPAVDVALPSDVDGADEREISPKN; via the coding sequence ATGACCGTTGAATCCAATTGCGACGCAGACGAATTACGCACGCTGTTCCTGTTCGAGCATCTCAGCGACGAACAGCTCGCGATGTTGTGCGCCGACGGCCATATCGAGAATTTCGAGCCGGGCCCGATCTGCGTCGAAGGTGAACCCGCGACCTGTTTCTACGTCCTCATCGAGGGCGAGCTGGCGATGTCGAAGCTTTCCGGCGGCCAGGACATCGAAACCAACCGAACATCGCATCGCGGTGTGTATTGCGGTGCGTGGCAAGCATTTACCGGCGAAAAGCAGCAGGCTTACACCACATCGGTGCACGTGACCAAGCCGTCGCGGTTCTTCGTGATGGACGCGCCGGCGTTCGCCGCGTTCATGAAGGACCAGTTCCCGATGGCGGTGCACCTGCTCGACGGAATCGCCGTCGGGACCGAGCGGACCCGGCGGCTCATCGACAATCGCGAGAAGCTGCTGGCGCTGGGCCAGCTGTCGGCCGGGCTCACCCACCAGTTGAACAATCCCGCCGCCGCCAGCGTCCGCGCCGCGGCCGAGTTGCGCGAGCGAATCGCCGGGATGCGGCAGAAAATGCTGATGCTCGCCGACGGCACCATCACCCCGGACGCACTGCGTAGCCTGGTGCGGCTGCAGGAACGTATCGCCGAGCAGGTCGCCAAGACGGCATCACAGCATATGAGCGCGATGGAAACCGCCGACACCGAGGACGCCGTCGGCGAGTGGCTGGAAGGCCATGGCATCGACGACGCCTGGGATCTGGCGCCGACGTTCGTCGAAGGCGGTATCGACGTCGAGTGGTTGGAGCGGATATCCGCGACCATCGAGGAGCTCGACGTGTCGGCATCGTTGCAGAAGGCGATCCGCTGGCTCAACGCCACGATTGACGGCGAGCTGTTACTGAATCAGATTTCCGAAGCGAGCCAACGCATTTCGTCACTGGTCGCCGACGCCAAACAGTATTCCCAGATGGACCGGGCGCCCTTCCAGGTGGCCGACGTGCACGATCTGCTGAAGAGCACGCTGACCATGTTCGCCGACCGGCTGGGCAAGGACAGCAGTTGCCACATCAGGGTCGTCAAGGAAACCGATCACTCGCTGCCGCAAATCCCTTGCTATCCAGGCGATCTCAATCAGGTGTGGACCAACATCATCGACAACGCGATCGCCGCGATGGGCGACAAGGGCGGCACGCTGACCATCCGCACCTGTCGCGAGGCCAACGAGATGCTGCGCGTCGAAATCTGTGACACCGGTCCGGGCATCCCCGAAGACGTGCTCGAGCACATCTTCGAGCCGTTCTTCACCACCAAACCCGTCGGCGAGGGCACCGGCCTCGGACTGGACTTGGCGTGGAAGATCGTCGTCAACAAGCACCACGGCGACCTGCGCGTCGAATCAGTGCCCGGCGACACCCGATTCATCGTGCTGTTGCCGCTGGAGATGCCACCGGCTGTCGACGTCGCGCTGCCGAGCGACGTCGACGGGGCCGACGAGCGGGAAATTTCGCCGAAAAACTAG